In a single window of the Streptomyces sp. NBC_00353 genome:
- a CDS encoding DsbA family oxidoreductase — MNVEIWTDIACPWCYIGKARFERALAAFEHRDHVEVVYRSFELNPKAANGTTPIIDAVAAQYGRTREQQVAREEYAASEARAEGLGFRIGGRVHGNTFELHRLLHFAKARDLQTELMDLAFQVNFTDERSIYDQETLVSMAVEVGLYEAAVREVLNDADAYAEDVRADERQAAELGAGGVPFFVLDRQYGVAGLQSVELFTQALEQAWQNRSTARH, encoded by the coding sequence ATGAACGTCGAGATCTGGACCGATATCGCCTGCCCCTGGTGCTATATCGGCAAAGCGCGTTTCGAGCGGGCACTCGCGGCCTTCGAGCACCGCGACCACGTCGAGGTGGTGTACCGGTCATTCGAACTCAACCCGAAGGCCGCCAATGGCACGACACCGATCATCGATGCCGTCGCCGCCCAGTACGGTCGCACCCGTGAGCAGCAGGTCGCCAGGGAGGAGTACGCCGCATCCGAGGCGCGCGCCGAAGGGCTCGGTTTCCGGATCGGCGGACGCGTTCACGGCAACACCTTCGAGCTCCACCGCCTCCTGCACTTCGCCAAGGCCCGCGACCTCCAGACCGAGTTGATGGATCTCGCCTTCCAGGTGAACTTCACGGACGAGCGCTCGATCTACGACCAGGAGACCCTGGTGAGCATGGCGGTCGAAGTGGGGCTGTACGAGGCAGCGGTCCGCGAGGTGCTCAACGATGCCGACGCATACGCCGAGGACGTACGGGCCGACGAGCGGCAGGCCGCCGAACTAGGTGCAGGCGGCGTGCCGTTCTTCGTACTGGACCGGCAGTACGGCGTGGCCGGCCTGCAGTCCGTCGAGCTGTTCACCCAGGCGCTGGAACAGGCATGGCAGAACCGGTCGACAGCTCGGCACTGA